In the Methanococcoides sp. LMO-2 genome, one interval contains:
- a CDS encoding type II/IV secretion system ATPase subunit, with product MEAEYQKALQRNPHLGVYIQDFVNRTGNNPEFVTSLSKDIQDDEYINLLLPVGDPVFIHLYGTPEMGEIGYYTIEPPLNDLEKAKYDAIMDIILERSASEPVPKNEEKLKELIAKLLNEAVDIGAGGQISSDEKVSIIEKLIPTQKKIPVTQQEFNNLQYHIERNIIGSGPIEPIIRDPHLEDIHSIGVAGVFIVHKILGMMKTDLSFGNEEGLDHWLRSMSERIGRPVSDARPIADGALPDGSRINIIYSLDVSKRGSSFTMRKFSEVPVSIIELIMWGAISCEMGAYMWMCLENGMSVFFSGETASGKTTMLNACLAFVNPKSKIFTAEDTAEVQPPQPVWQQLITREDGPPDSRVDTFALLKAALRSRPNYIIVGEIRGEEGAVAFQGMQTGHPVMATFHASAVTKMIQRLTGDPINVPVTFIDNLNVAMILQAVYRKGKFLRRCLAIEEIEGYYEDAGGVVTRAVFQWDPDTDTHNFRGLNNSFILENKIATKLGYEDKRQIYNDLMLRARILEEMKERGIKDYYDVLEIVINFYKYGVEGLPFAI from the coding sequence GTGGAAGCTGAGTATCAAAAAGCATTACAAAGGAACCCTCATCTGGGAGTGTACATTCAGGACTTTGTAAACAGGACAGGCAATAACCCTGAGTTCGTGACCAGCCTCTCAAAAGATATACAGGACGATGAGTACATCAACCTGTTACTCCCTGTGGGAGATCCTGTTTTCATTCACCTTTACGGAACTCCCGAAATGGGGGAGATCGGATACTATACAATAGAACCTCCACTCAATGACCTTGAGAAGGCAAAATACGATGCCATCATGGACATAATCCTTGAAAGGTCTGCAAGCGAACCTGTGCCAAAGAACGAAGAAAAACTGAAGGAGTTGATCGCAAAGCTCCTGAACGAAGCAGTTGATATCGGAGCAGGAGGGCAGATCTCCAGTGATGAAAAAGTAAGCATTATCGAGAAGCTCATTCCCACACAGAAGAAGATCCCTGTTACCCAGCAGGAATTCAATAATCTGCAGTATCACATCGAGAGGAACATCATCGGTTCCGGGCCTATCGAGCCAATTATCAGGGACCCTCACCTTGAGGATATACACAGTATCGGCGTAGCCGGAGTATTTATCGTCCACAAGATCCTGGGCATGATGAAGACCGACCTTTCTTTCGGAAATGAGGAAGGTCTTGACCACTGGCTCAGGAGCATGAGTGAGAGGATAGGAAGACCTGTGAGCGATGCCAGACCGATCGCCGACGGTGCCCTTCCTGACGGGTCACGTATCAACATCATTTACAGTCTTGACGTCAGTAAACGTGGAAGCAGTTTCACCATGCGTAAGTTCAGTGAGGTACCGGTGAGTATCATTGAACTTATCATGTGGGGAGCCATCAGTTGTGAGATGGGGGCTTACATGTGGATGTGCCTTGAAAATGGTATGAGCGTTTTCTTCAGTGGTGAGACCGCAAGTGGTAAGACCACAATGCTGAACGCATGCCTCGCTTTTGTCAACCCGAAGTCTAAGATATTCACCGCAGAGGATACTGCTGAGGTCCAGCCACCCCAGCCCGTTTGGCAGCAGTTGATCACCCGTGAGGACGGACCACCTGACTCCAGGGTCGATACCTTCGCACTTCTGAAGGCAGCTTTGAGATCCAGGCCGAACTACATCATCGTTGGTGAGATTCGTGGTGAAGAGGGAGCTGTGGCTTTCCAGGGTATGCAGACCGGTCACCCGGTAATGGCAACTTTCCACGCATCCGCTGTTACAAAGATGATCCAGCGTCTTACCGGTGATCCTATCAACGTCCCGGTCACTTTCATCGATAACCTCAATGTGGCAATGATCTTGCAGGCAGTATACCGGAAAGGAAAATTCCTCAGACGTTGCCTTGCCATCGAAGAGATCGAAGGATACTACGAGGACGCAGGCGGAGTAGTCACAAGGGCTGTCTTCCAGTGGGACCCGGATACCGATACCCACAATTTCAGGGGCCTTAACAACAGCTTCATCCTTGAGAACAAGATCGCTACCAAGCTCGGATATGAAGATAAGAGACAGATATACAATGACCTTATGCTCAGGGCAAGGATACTGGAAGAAATGAAAGAAAGAGGAATCAAGGACTACTACGATGTCCTGGAGATCGTTATCAACTTCTACAAGTATGGTGTTGAAGGACTGCCTTTTGCAATTTGA
- the flaJ gene encoding archaellar assembly protein FlaJ, which produces MDFKKAFNALEMEPKAYAKKVALPVVAFGFIFSILIYTLLPDLFTGSTQMIPALIPVICIGFAFYYPFTALGGKAAQIDNNMHYYITQMGAISTAETPRLDIIKIVSKNESYKFLAKESEKIYNLVTVWNMSLSDACRFASKRTPSVLYEDFLDRFAHGLESGEDIKAFLAAEQNVVMNEYESMYNGALYAIEVIKELFVSLIMALIFLASFAVIMPVITGMDAVLLMGVVVVVFVVTDLVMITFTKSKVPKDPIWQQTKIPTKAKTKLYQSIPISIAGCIIVAIAVMLYGKLELPIAVAAILTPLTYIGHVAKKVEKDIKRKDENYPSFIRSLGSSAGARGGLIDEALKSLRIHDFGPLTKDVNSLFKRINTRVDKKKSWEFFSANTGSNLIQRFSAMFVEATNLGGQPEVIGDMIATNFHRIVTLRKKRYQSASSLVGVMYGLTAGIGFTLYISLGVVDLMQDMFTTVTMPDGMGMGMILNTDIGNMELLSAMVLFIMLAHSLMSALLIRFVDGGHILCSMKDFVIMVWISGISAVFTTSGVASLLGTA; this is translated from the coding sequence ATGGACTTTAAAAAGGCGTTCAATGCACTGGAAATGGAACCAAAGGCCTATGCTAAAAAGGTAGCTTTGCCAGTGGTCGCCTTTGGATTCATATTCTCGATCCTTATATACACATTATTGCCCGACCTTTTTACCGGAAGTACTCAGATGATCCCGGCACTCATACCGGTGATATGTATAGGCTTTGCTTTTTACTACCCGTTCACGGCACTTGGAGGCAAGGCTGCCCAGATTGATAACAACATGCACTACTACATCACACAGATGGGTGCAATATCCACTGCGGAAACACCGAGACTGGATATCATAAAGATCGTTTCCAAAAATGAGAGCTACAAGTTCCTGGCAAAAGAAAGTGAAAAGATATACAACCTTGTAACTGTCTGGAACATGAGCCTCTCGGATGCATGCCGTTTCGCATCAAAGAGGACACCTTCTGTCCTTTATGAGGATTTCCTGGACAGGTTTGCACACGGTCTTGAATCCGGAGAGGATATCAAGGCATTCCTTGCAGCAGAACAGAATGTCGTGATGAACGAATATGAATCAATGTACAACGGTGCCCTCTATGCAATAGAGGTCATCAAAGAACTGTTCGTCTCCCTGATCATGGCATTGATCTTCCTTGCATCTTTTGCAGTCATCATGCCTGTGATCACCGGAATGGATGCAGTCCTCCTGATGGGAGTGGTGGTGGTTGTTTTCGTGGTAACTGACCTTGTGATGATCACTTTCACTAAATCAAAGGTACCAAAGGACCCTATCTGGCAGCAGACAAAGATACCGACAAAAGCCAAGACAAAATTATACCAGTCGATCCCTATCTCAATTGCAGGATGTATTATCGTTGCTATAGCCGTCATGCTATACGGCAAACTTGAGTTACCCATTGCAGTTGCAGCAATATTGACACCACTGACATACATCGGTCATGTTGCAAAGAAGGTCGAGAAGGATATCAAGCGTAAAGATGAAAACTACCCTTCATTCATCCGCTCCCTTGGAAGTTCTGCAGGTGCAAGAGGCGGACTCATCGATGAAGCGCTTAAATCCTTGAGAATACATGACTTCGGACCACTTACAAAAGATGTAAACTCACTTTTCAAGCGAATAAACACCCGTGTGGACAAGAAAAAGTCATGGGAATTCTTTTCAGCTAACACCGGCAGCAATCTCATACAGAGATTCAGCGCCATGTTCGTTGAAGCCACCAATCTCGGAGGACAGCCGGAAGTTATAGGTGATATGATAGCAACGAACTTCCACCGCATCGTTACCCTGAGAAAAAAGAGATACCAGTCAGCTTCCAGCCTGGTAGGAGTAATGTACGGACTTACAGCAGGTATCGGCTTTACCCTTTACATATCACTGGGAGTCGTTGACCTGATGCAGGACATGTTCACTACTGTCACCATGCCTGATGGAATGGGAATGGGAATGATCCTGAACACGGATATCGGGAACATGGAACTCCTCTCAGCCATGGTATTGTTCATAATGTTAGCTCATTCCCTGATGTCAGCCCTCCTTATCAGATTCGTTGACGGAGGCCATATACTCTGTTCGATGAAGGATTTCGTAATAATGGTATGGATATCCGGCATCAGCGCAGTGTTCACAACATCAGGAGTGGCCTCACTTCTGGGAACCGCGTGA
- a CDS encoding isocitrate/isopropylmalate family dehydrogenase, giving the protein MRVAIVEGDGIGREVIPAAVEVLDVLGLPIEKVPLELGYGKWEKCGIAIDDNDLDVLKSCDCVLFGAITTPPDPNYKSVLLTIRKELDMYANIRPIKPLPGVTGVTGRSDFDFVIVRENTEGMYSSIEEFHEDVSYTKRVVSRKGSERIAKTACRLAKERHNDLTIVHKSNVLKSDNMFLNTCREVAESENVGHRDMLVDAMAYSLMTYPERYDVVVTTNLFGDILSDMSAALVGSLGLAPSANIGDKYAFFEPVHGSGPDIAGKGIANPIAAILSMKMMLEWMGLQKEADIVEEAVGRCITEKITTPDLGGSASTIEVGRAIADHVRNMLDG; this is encoded by the coding sequence ATGAGAGTTGCAATTGTCGAAGGAGACGGTATTGGGAGGGAGGTCATCCCTGCGGCTGTGGAGGTCCTTGATGTACTTGGTCTTCCCATCGAGAAGGTCCCGCTTGAGCTGGGATACGGGAAATGGGAGAAATGCGGTATTGCCATCGATGACAATGACCTTGATGTGCTGAAGAGCTGTGATTGCGTTCTTTTCGGAGCGATCACCACGCCACCTGATCCGAATTACAAGAGCGTGCTCCTTACCATACGCAAGGAGCTTGATATGTATGCGAACATCCGTCCGATCAAGCCGCTTCCTGGTGTAACGGGCGTGACCGGCAGGAGTGATTTTGACTTTGTGATCGTGAGGGAGAACACCGAGGGTATGTATTCATCCATCGAGGAATTCCATGAGGATGTGTCATATACCAAAAGGGTGGTCTCCAGAAAAGGTTCCGAGCGCATTGCCAAGACTGCCTGCAGGCTGGCCAAAGAGCGCCATAACGATCTTACTATTGTTCACAAATCCAATGTACTGAAGTCTGACAACATGTTCCTGAACACCTGTCGTGAGGTGGCAGAGTCCGAGAATGTGGGGCATAGGGACATGCTTGTGGATGCCATGGCTTACAGCTTGATGACCTATCCTGAAAGGTATGATGTTGTGGTCACTACCAATCTGTTTGGTGACATACTGAGCGACATGTCCGCTGCCCTTGTGGGAAGCCTGGGGCTTGCTCCCAGTGCAAACATCGGCGATAAGTATGCTTTCTTTGAGCCGGTACACGGGAGTGGTCCTGATATTGCAGGCAAAGGAATTGCAAACCCCATCGCAGCTATCCTGAGCATGAAGATGATGCTGGAGTGGATGGGTCTCCAGAAAGAAGCTGATATTGTTGAAGAGGCTGTAGGAAGGTGCATAACTGAAAAGATCACCACTCCTGACCTTGGCGGGAGTGCCAGCACCATTGAGGTTGGCAGGGCAATTGCAGATCACGTTCGCAACATGCTGGATGGATGA
- a CDS encoding DUF7714 family protein, which produces MIFPDEYKYVGVTGIHPDDAEENIIYFLSEYMVVEDCVGEEEIEYSIYHVTKKGDDLLREVEKLELVAAKEQVIKYDQKLNIKDRALLIETAVNLCKDGVNTVIFTGVDNHVTFVHEPSMSEIIDIEIVDVVPPEPSWLSHVVRRLESSGIFGDFGVRFTEDVIDLSQFEGPKTVFPCSCSGLKGKFLDCDTITEDGTLLVGCEISKKLFETRFPDVEYSLVNICPFKSDIFEPTKPFITRCCRSEKSGRVTINGIEGVVVHWGASEFFVAEAIRDLALDIAEKRK; this is translated from the coding sequence ATGATATTTCCAGATGAATACAAGTATGTCGGAGTGACCGGCATACATCCGGATGATGCAGAAGAGAACATCATCTATTTCCTTTCCGAATACATGGTCGTTGAGGACTGTGTGGGTGAGGAAGAGATCGAATATTCCATCTATCATGTAACAAAGAAGGGCGATGACCTTTTGCGTGAGGTGGAAAAACTTGAGCTGGTTGCAGCGAAAGAGCAGGTCATAAAGTATGACCAGAAATTGAACATCAAGGACCGCGCCCTTCTTATCGAGACGGCAGTGAACCTGTGCAAGGATGGTGTAAATACCGTTATCTTCACAGGTGTGGACAATCACGTGACATTCGTGCACGAACCATCGATGTCGGAGATCATAGATATCGAGATCGTTGATGTGGTGCCTCCAGAACCTTCCTGGCTGTCCCATGTGGTAAGACGGCTTGAGTCGAGTGGCATATTCGGGGACTTTGGAGTGCGTTTTACTGAGGACGTTATAGATCTTTCACAGTTCGAGGGTCCGAAGACGGTGTTCCCATGTTCCTGTTCCGGACTCAAAGGCAAGTTTCTTGATTGCGATACAATAACTGAGGATGGCACTTTGCTTGTTGGTTGTGAGATATCTAAGAAGCTTTTTGAGACAAGGTTCCCGGATGTTGAGTATTCACTGGTGAACATCTGTCCTTTCAAGTCTGATATATTTGAACCTACAAAGCCCTTCATCACCAGATGCTGTCGTTCCGAAAAGTCAGGCCGGGTTACCATTAACGGTATCGAAGGTGTCGTAGTCCACTGGGGAGCGTCCGAGTTCTTCGTGGCAGAAGCTATCCGGGACCTTGCACTGGACATTGCGGAAAAGAGGAAGTGA
- a CDS encoding 3-isopropylmalate dehydratase, producing the protein MLESKIKGKAWIFGDDIDTDVIIPGKYLRTTDMQVFADHAMEGIDPDFSKKVEKGDVVVGGNNFGCGSSREQAALALKYAGVSCVVAKSFGRIFFRNAINVGLPLMESDIECNEGDIVEVDLLEGTVSVNGKDFKGNKLPDFLLEILTDGGLVEHRKKLQEQNK; encoded by the coding sequence ATATTGGAAAGTAAGATCAAAGGAAAGGCATGGATTTTTGGCGATGATATTGACACGGATGTTATCATTCCGGGAAAATATCTCAGGACCACTGATATGCAGGTATTTGCTGATCATGCAATGGAAGGCATTGACCCTGATTTTTCTAAAAAGGTCGAGAAAGGAGACGTTGTGGTCGGTGGTAACAACTTCGGCTGCGGTTCCTCAAGGGAGCAGGCTGCTCTTGCCCTTAAGTATGCTGGGGTTTCCTGTGTTGTTGCAAAGTCATTCGGTCGCATCTTTTTCCGTAATGCCATCAATGTCGGACTTCCTTTAATGGAATCTGATATCGAATGCAACGAAGGTGACATTGTTGAGGTCGACCTGCTTGAAGGGACTGTGAGTGTCAACGGAAAGGATTTCAAGGGTAACAAGCTTCCGGACTTCCTGCTTGAGATCCTCACAGATGGTGGTCTTGTGGAACACCGCAAGAAATTACAAGAACAGAACAAATAA
- the galU gene encoding UTP--glucose-1-phosphate uridylyltransferase GalU — protein MDVKKAVIPAAGLGTRFLPVTKSMPKEMLPIIDKPVIHYVVEEAIAAGIDDIIFVTGRSKRSIEDYFDDSPELEMHLKEKHKDDLLKMVEDISSMVDIHYIRQKEPRGLGDAIMTARKHISGDPFAVLLGDDIIVNHTPCIRQLIDVFQKYRCSTIAVEEVPSEKVSSYGIIKGKPLDESLCILEDIVEKPSIEEAPSNIGAIGRYVFTPEIFDCIRDAGTGVGGEIQLTDGIRMLNDMQKVYAYKFAGKRYDTGDKLGYVQAVIDFALCSEDFGPSVKEYLRSIPDL, from the coding sequence ATGGATGTCAAAAAAGCTGTAATTCCTGCTGCAGGTCTTGGGACCCGGTTCCTGCCGGTGACCAAGTCCATGCCTAAAGAAATGCTTCCGATAATCGATAAGCCGGTGATTCATTATGTCGTGGAGGAGGCTATAGCTGCAGGTATCGATGATATAATATTTGTCACTGGAAGGAGTAAGCGTTCCATTGAGGATTATTTTGACGATTCTCCTGAACTGGAAATGCATCTTAAGGAAAAGCATAAGGACGACCTTCTCAAAATGGTAGAAGACATTTCTTCCATGGTGGACATCCATTACATCAGACAGAAAGAACCAAGAGGTCTTGGTGATGCCATAATGACCGCCCGAAAGCACATAAGCGGTGATCCATTTGCTGTCCTTCTTGGTGATGATATAATTGTAAATCACACTCCCTGTATTCGGCAACTGATCGATGTCTTCCAGAAATACAGGTGCTCTACTATTGCGGTGGAAGAGGTTCCAAGTGAAAAGGTCAGCAGCTATGGTATCATAAAGGGTAAACCACTTGATGAGTCACTTTGTATCCTGGAGGATATTGTGGAAAAACCCTCTATAGAGGAAGCTCCATCCAACATTGGTGCCATAGGAAGGTACGTTTTTACACCTGAGATATTCGATTGCATCAGGGATGCCGGCACAGGTGTAGGTGGTGAAATTCAGCTGACCGATGGTATCCGTATGCTCAACGATATGCAGAAGGTCTATGCTTACAAGTTCGCAGGCAAACGGTATGATACCGGTGACAAGCTGGGGTATGTTCAGGCTGTTATTGATTTTGCACTTTGCAGTGAGGATTTCGGTCCAAGTGTGAAGGAATACCTGAGGTCCATTCCGGATCTTTGA
- a CDS encoding oligosaccharyl transferase, archaeosortase A system-associated — MLISFLVALYIRTIPKASVFLSNGFVRFGGNDPWYHLRNVESIVHNFPNILWFDAYTQYPSGTRQIFAPLFDLVLSSIIWILGFGNPDQDLIYKVCAYYPAFLGAIVVIPTYFVAKWLFDRRVGLLAALLIAIAPGQFLSRSMIGFNDHHIAETLLTTIVAMFLIMALKVGREHPFTFESIRAGKFAELRPALAYFILAGVSLGAYSLAWYGAVFFSFILGIYITVQHIIDHMHNRSTDYLAVGGVIIFGIALLMVLMVPNLSSRGLLIKGLFAGTIAFPIFTLISIELNKRDLKKYYYPISIASLSIVGIVFAKILSPSIYGLISSLASYFMRTGGGLTIAEASPLLSVGGQFSIAPFWGNFTTMGYISLIAIIYLGYEAFKKNNTPERTFLLVWTFMIIWAMLQQNRFAYYYSVNAAILSAYVGIKILDLAGWKDLLDEIKLKDKFDIKSIKIWPILSVLVILLVFMYPSYDMSMKQSQYTGGPNGYWIEASMWLDSNTPDPGLDYYESYETPAEGESYQYPDTAYGVMSWWDYGHWIEVIGHRIPNANPFQQGIGGRRNSIDEENKPGAATFFTAQSEEEATAVLEAVHPDPEKAGARYIVSDVEMATGKFYAMTAWTLDTADYYIPVQTDQGVQTVPGPRYFNSMESRLHIFDARGMEEYRMVHESPAGNSAETGYKNVYNALFEGNIPLENTGYVKIFEYVEGAQIVGEAPEGEDVTISVTILTNIGRTFVYSQSTVSDGTYSFTVPYSTLGPIEGETQFDTMPVGPYKISYGNVQEEVDVDERDVLDGNVIEV, encoded by the coding sequence GTGCTTATCTCATTCCTGGTTGCATTATATATCAGAACCATACCCAAAGCAAGTGTATTCCTGTCAAACGGTTTCGTACGTTTTGGCGGAAATGATCCATGGTATCACTTGCGAAACGTAGAATCCATTGTGCACAATTTCCCTAATATACTGTGGTTCGATGCCTACACACAGTATCCAAGTGGTACTCGTCAGATCTTTGCACCCCTGTTCGATCTGGTATTATCTTCGATCATCTGGATCCTCGGTTTTGGGAACCCGGATCAGGATCTGATCTACAAGGTTTGTGCATATTACCCTGCATTTCTTGGTGCAATAGTAGTGATCCCAACATACTTCGTAGCCAAGTGGCTGTTCGATCGCAGGGTCGGTTTGCTTGCAGCTTTGCTAATTGCGATTGCACCGGGGCAGTTTCTCTCAAGGTCTATGATCGGGTTCAATGACCACCACATAGCAGAGACCCTCCTAACCACCATTGTTGCCATGTTCCTGATAATGGCATTGAAGGTCGGTCGTGAACACCCATTTACTTTTGAAAGCATCAGGGCCGGGAAGTTTGCTGAATTAAGACCTGCACTCGCGTATTTTATACTTGCAGGAGTGTCACTGGGCGCTTACTCACTCGCATGGTATGGAGCAGTATTCTTCAGTTTTATTCTTGGCATCTACATCACAGTGCAGCATATAATAGATCACATGCATAATCGCTCGACCGATTATCTCGCAGTCGGCGGCGTTATTATTTTTGGTATTGCTTTGCTAATGGTATTAATGGTTCCGAATCTTTCTTCCAGAGGTCTCCTGATAAAAGGTCTCTTCGCCGGAACCATAGCATTCCCCATTTTCACCCTTATTTCAATTGAACTCAACAAAAGAGATCTCAAAAAATATTACTACCCGATCTCAATAGCATCACTTTCCATTGTAGGGATTGTGTTCGCAAAGATACTTTCACCATCAATCTATGGCTTAATATCAAGTTTAGCAAGCTACTTCATGCGCACAGGGGGCGGCCTCACAATCGCTGAAGCCTCCCCCCTCCTCTCCGTAGGTGGCCAGTTCTCCATTGCTCCTTTCTGGGGCAACTTCACAACTATGGGCTACATCTCACTCATTGCAATAATCTACCTCGGTTATGAGGCATTCAAGAAGAACAACACTCCTGAAAGGACATTCCTGCTTGTCTGGACCTTCATGATCATCTGGGCCATGCTCCAGCAGAACCGTTTTGCATACTACTATTCAGTGAACGCTGCCATCCTGTCTGCTTATGTTGGTATCAAGATCCTGGATCTTGCAGGCTGGAAGGATCTTCTTGATGAGATCAAACTAAAGGATAAGTTCGACATTAAAAGCATTAAGATATGGCCTATACTATCAGTTCTTGTCATACTGCTGGTCTTCATGTATCCATCCTATGACATGTCAATGAAGCAGTCACAGTATACAGGAGGACCCAATGGATACTGGATCGAAGCTAGCATGTGGCTTGACTCAAACACTCCTGATCCAGGACTGGATTACTACGAAAGCTATGAAACGCCCGCAGAAGGTGAGAGCTACCAGTATCCCGACACCGCATATGGCGTGATGTCCTGGTGGGACTACGGCCACTGGATTGAGGTGATCGGTCACCGGATTCCGAATGCCAATCCATTCCAGCAGGGAATAGGTGGCAGAAGGAACAGCATTGATGAAGAGAACAAACCAGGTGCAGCGACATTCTTCACTGCACAGTCTGAAGAAGAGGCCACCGCAGTTCTTGAGGCAGTTCATCCTGACCCGGAGAAGGCCGGTGCAAGGTACATTGTGTCCGATGTTGAGATGGCAACTGGCAAGTTCTATGCCATGACCGCATGGACCCTTGATACAGCTGATTATTACATTCCTGTGCAGACCGACCAGGGAGTGCAGACCGTTCCCGGGCCAAGATATTTCAATTCCATGGAATCAAGGCTCCATATCTTTGATGCAAGAGGAATGGAAGAGTATCGTATGGTGCACGAATCTCCTGCCGGAAATTCTGCTGAGACAGGTTACAAGAACGTGTACAATGCGCTCTTCGAAGGAAACATTCCTCTTGAAAATACCGGGTATGTGAAGATATTCGAGTATGTTGAGGGTGCACAGATCGTCGGCGAAGCGCCTGAAGGCGAGGACGTGACCATCTCAGTGACCATATTGACAAACATCGGAAGGACCTTCGTATACTCCCAGTCGACAGTTTCGGATGGAACCTACTCTTTCACAGTACCATATTCAACACTTGGTCCTATTGAAGGTGAGACACAGTTCGACACCATGCCTGTTGGCCCTTACAAGATAAGCTATGGTAATGTTCAGGAAGAAGTGGATGTCGACGAAAGGGATGTACTGGACGGAAATGTGATAGAGGTCTAA